A segment of the Fusarium oxysporum f. sp. lycopersici 4287 chromosome 4, whole genome shotgun sequence genome:
TTCTGCGCACAATATTGGTGGGGCGAACAAGTTCAAAAACGAAGGGAAGCCCTAAGGTTGGAGATAGTCACGTGTTGGCTCCTGCCACCAGATTTGGGACGTTTCTGTGAGACGAGGGGGGAGTGGATCCAGCACCCATGATATCATGCCCTGATTTACATGGAAGCTTATTAGATATAAGTCATAATATGGTATCAATTATTATCCACCATGTTAGTGACATGATCAAAtaacttcttcctcttcctcctcctcctcctcttctcgctcttcttctcggcgtcTCTTCAATTGCCAATAGATCATCTTCTGCTCCAACATGTAAACTGCTTGCACTATTTCATCGAGCGACAGACCTGATATGTGACCTTGACGACTGATCAGCTCGAGGTATCCCATGAATAAGGCGTGATAACTTACCAGCAGCTTTATACAACGCCTGCGCTGTCTCTGTAAGGTCCTCGACCGAACGGAACGCTTCATAACTTGGTTCTGCTAGAGTTTCCCCGTCTTGTTCTGAcccctcctctcctcttACTGTAATTGCTTGGCCAAGGATCTTCCGCATCTTGTGGTCATTATCTTGTTCAGTGTTTTCTCGTGGAGGAGCTTCTGGAGGAGCTGCGTTCTCTGATGGAAAGAACCTGGTGATTTCCGAATCATCTTCCATCTATTAgtattgttgttgatgcaCTGGGCCAAACTCACTCTTCCTGTCGATCGTGCTCGCAATATGAGCAAAGTACCGGTCAAGCTCCTCGGTCGTCATTGAAGTAACTTTGTCAGCCGTAACTTGATCGAAGCTGGGCTCCTTCTCAGATGTTTGAGATGCCTCTATTAATTCTTGGACGCCCTTGTACCATGTTGTCCAATCGAACCCGATACTCTGCTCTCTGCCAGCGGCGCGAAGAAAAGGGGCGTGTTGTCCTAATGGAAAGCACAGCTTTGCTGCAACCACGATAGCCGACATGAGCAAGATCTCGGGATAGTCTATATGAAATCGCCGTGACTGCTCAATGGGTAACTGAAAAGAGAACTTCATAACCGATAGTATGCTTCTTGCTGTGATGAGTGTTTCCACTAGAACAGTCAATACAAGAGGGGTCAGCGTCTTGAGAGCACTCACCTGGTAAAGTGAGCTGCCTGGCAAAGTGCACAATAGTTGGCGTATCATTGATAGCGGGGAATACCATTCCATAGTTGTGATGATATGAGAGAGCGAGATCCAGCACAGCATTGTGCAGGTCGATGCCCCTAAGAGATGAGCGCAGGGGTAGTTTGAGGGCTCTGGTGTAAGCAGATGGTAATCGATCTTGCATTTCTTCGGGAAGATCGTAGAACTGACATCTATTAGCTGTGTGGCCAAACTGTCAAAGGCTGACTTACTGAACGTTTATAAGGTATTCGCCCAGAATTGGCCCAGACACACAGCTCCCCAATCATGGTAGGTATCCTGAGCAACAAGCATCCGAGATAGCACAAGGCCAGGGTTTCAATCATTCTCGGCACAGGCCAATCTGGGTTGTCCTCTGGATTCCAGCTACGAGCTCTTGCGCCCTGCTTCTTCGGCGTATCATCATTTTCTGTGTCTGTAGGCTGCGAACTGAATATCGCAAGGCCATCACCCGTTTGTTGTGTTTCCTCCTCAGCTAGGAGTGCCCCGGAGCCTCGAATACGAAGATCCCACAGATCGCGCACGACagtctcaagctcttctcgatGACCTTTGCTCTGAACGAGCCAAAGGAGCTGTTGCCTCAACACTAGCTGTAAACATTCGAGAAACAGATTCTTGCCTGCTTGCCCTGTGAGATGTCGCAGCTCTTTTTCCTTAACCTCCTTgtctttctttgtctttttaCCAAGCTGACcagcatcgacatcatcaccaatgtCGAATTGAATAAATCCCTAACATGATTGTCAGCCCAGAGTATTCGAGAGTGTAATGCAATTCACACCTCAACCTGATGTCCGTTGGAGCAGAAGCGCAGACCATTCTCCAAATACCATCTTCGAGCACCACATTCTGGACATCTCTCCCCACGGGGAAACTTGCGAAGGTCTCGCCTCTCATCCATAATTTGCACTGATTATGGCATTTCGTATTTGCTTTCGTTGTTGTCTTTGCTACTGGCTTGTCGAGCTCCGTTGTTATGGGTTTGCGACGGGCAAAAAAAGTGGTCAGagctaaaaaaaaaaaatacatatatatatatgtagGTATATATGTAGGATCCTGTTGTACACTTTGTAGCGAGCAAAGCCATAAGCATTGTATACACAATTATAGTTGTACAAACATCTAGATTTAATTATCTTTTACTTCATCCCACAATGTTGCGTTTTCTGGATTGTGTAACAATAAATGCAGGTTTGTACTCTAGGTCTAAGCATATGTTCGTCCAGAGAATATACTGTCTCGTCCTACGCAACGCACGCCGCATTAAGCAAATGTTACCATGGTGCCCAACGACTTCACAGAGTTCACGTCACTCATTATCAACAAGTCATGATCAACTCCAAAGCTCTCCCATTTTTTTCTTCATAAAATTGCCGCTACGTATCGTGACATGATGGCATGTGCAGCGTGTGAGCTAGGAACAAAGGAAAACATTTTTTTGAGCCCGAGGCTCAGGTGCTCAGAATTGCCGTATATCATAACCGGCAGGCAATCCTGTCCAGATAGAGTCCTTCTGCGCAATGCCCAATCCATGGCCCATGAGTATTGATGCGCCAAACATTCATCAAAACAAAAATCCCCAGTCCAGTTCATCTTTCAATGCGGAGCTCAGAGGCCAAGTGCCATTTAAAGGAGGGTGCGGATCAAAGGCTAGGCGATTTAACCCTGGTTGGGGGCCTCCTTGGCTTCCATGGCGCACTCCTCGCCCATGGAGGTGAGAACAATAACGTCTGAGAGGCATGGTTAGGCAATTCGTCGAATAAAGACCACAAGAGCAACTTACTGgtgtccttctcctcctccttgaagAGCTTGGTGATCTTTTGGCCAACCTCGTTGTCGGGAAGAGGGACATCGTCCTTGGTGTCACCGTCATCGGTCATGAGAGAGAGGAAACCGTCGTCGGAGATGTCGAGCTTGAATGCATGTTAGTTGAGCTGGTGGCGGAAATGACCGGGGGTCTGCTCTTCTGAGGAGAGGGGTTGTTCCTCTGTGGAGCGGGGCAAGGGTTCACACACCAGCTGGTACTCGCGACGAGAGACGTTGGGGACGTCCATGTTGTGAGTAGAGGGAGAAAGATCCTCGTACTTCTTGCCAGTGAAGATGTCGGTAGCAACGAGATGGACCTTGGCGTGACCGTGCTTTCCGGTCTTGGAGGTGGACATGTCGACGATCTTGCAAGGGCGGTTCTTGATCACGACGAAACCGTTCTTACGCAGAGCAGAGCACTGCATAGGGTAGGTAAGAGAGGCACCGGCATCGGCCGAATCGAAGGTCATCTCATGCTGTACCAGGGGGGAAAGGAGCCATTAGCAAAATTCTTGATAGATATGAGCATAatgtgatggtgatggttATTTTAATGGTTTGTGAAGCTCGATTCAATAATTCAAATGGCAGTATTGTATCGTGGGGCATAGGTCACAATGCGGGGTGTTAATCTCCAGGCGAAAAATGGGCGCAAGGGCAGATTTCGTGGGCGCGTGCGCCTGGACTCGACAGACGCAGCAGCAGGAGCAGGTAAACTCACCTCAGCATCGTTAGGGGCGGCCATTTTGACGGTATTGACAAGAAGTCGAGTTCTTTGAGGAGAAAGgagtgaggttgaggaggagagaagaaaaaaagcTGAGAGTGGTGCTTAATAGTgggatggagaagagaagaaggaggaaagGGCCAAACTCGGAAAAAAGAGATGGAGGGGGCAAAGAAAAAGGTGCGAGGCCCTCGACAAGTTTTTTTCTAAAGTCTTTGATTGGTGTAAGTGGGCGTAGCAGTGGACACTGTTTTTTCAGGCTGTGGTTTTTGTTTAGGTTCTGTGGATGGGCGGACGCTGCCGGTGGATATGGTAGCCCAGCTTGCCCAGGTAGAAATTAATAAGAGCCCAGGCGATTTTAGCTCTCGTGAAGCCTGTAAGCACTCAAGGAGCCCAGCCTTTGTCCTTCTTTCCAGTGGCCGAGAGGGGGGTCCAGTCCATCGAGATGGACCCTCGACATTGCCCCTCGCCCATAAGCTACTCGACCCCTCCTCTCCCAGGACCGTTGTACCGTACCAGTGGAGGGGTTATTGCTTACAGGGCATAGAGGGCATCTGTTCCGCTGCAAAAAAACTGAGCGGGGTGGAGCGGGAAGCCACCAGGAAGTGTTAATTGATGGCAGCTTTAGGTTACCGCCTTGACGATCGGTCATCTCAGCAAAGCTCGAGGTGGCGGGGTtaagacagagagtaaaCATTGCTTTGACCATTCACATGTCAGAGTTTATTTTTATTCTGGGTCGAATATTCAAGTTGAGACTGAACTTACAGCCTCTGCCAACGGACAGAACTCAAAGCGAGGTGGTCTGAAGGTCACGAGAGCCCACTAGGCATTTCAAGAAGCAACCTGACACGCAGGTCCTCAAGTCATCACGGCGTCAAGGTGTCAAAGCCTGCAGGGGGTCATTAATGCTGACCTCACGACTCAATGGCTGAAATGCAACTGCTCACGCGGGGAGCAACCCATCCTATGTTTTTGTTTTGGGGGCTTGCTTTCAGGTTCCCCTCTCAAACCCGAGGTGGCCATTGGTGCCCAAGACCTGTGTGTCTCAGCAAaatggtcttggtgacctGCAAGCAACTCTTGCAAGCATGGACCATGGCATGGATGGGCATCGATCGCACAGTGAAAGCAATCACAGTTTATATCGGCAGGCCGATTGCTACCTATAGAGTAACTAGCATGTACCATGCGAGCCATAAGTACCCGCCTGCAAGCTGCAGCTTTATCCATTCTTCCATTGTTTGCTCCTCTGTGGCGCTTTGAGCCTAAGGCCAGCTCCAGAATACCTCGTGTTGAGGATGATTTCCAATTCAAGATCAAGGGGACATAGGAGCCGAATATAGGCCCTGGATCGTGCTGCTAGCCATAGAGATGAATCACCAGACTACTGTGTCTTCATAGTCTTCTTGTGTATCCTCTTATGCTTCTTTCCATGGCGGTTGAAGTTTCGATGTGGTCGGGTGGGTTTGCATCTAACCCACCGGGTATCGGCTGACCGAGATTCTTTGTCTTTCCCAATATAGAAGAGAGCTCCACACAGCCACACAAGGCTGAAATTAAAGTGCCCCCAGATTGAAATGTCCAATCAGCTTCCACTTGGCACCTTCAATTCCATGGCTGTCAACAGCCTCGCGTTGCAAGCTGGCCAAGCTGACCCTTTTGCGCCCAGCTCAGCTTCACTATCAGCTTGGTACCCATTATCCACAAACGCTTTCGACATCGACGACTATTACCATGATATTGCCTACGGTTCTCGAATTCACACATTAATCTTTACATACCGAATTCTACCACTGCCCTCCTACTACCGGCATGTGGCTCGACCGACTGGCGGGAGGCCCGGCCAGCAGTCCTGGACCCTCCACGCCTCAACCCGGCGGCAGAGTATATCCTAAGAGAACTTCGAGCACTCTGAGTCCATATGTCACATCTCAGCGCCCTGGAATATCTCCACGTGGCTCCTCGCTATCACTCGTATCCAATGATTCGACCTCTTCACTCCTATCGTCTTCGCGAAGGCCTAATGGCTCCAACTTGAGGCAGGCCTCAACTATCGAAACGGGACCTGATTCTTTGGAGGTGCTAGAGACTTTGCTAGCAGGCCTTTCGAGCGACCGCGACCAAGCCGACAAGGAAACCGTCATTAATCAGGACGATATCAACTTCGACGCTCTATTCGGGGGATTATCATTAAAGGAGCTTGCCACGTCGGAACCTCCTGACACAACCACAATCAGCAACCGCAAGCCAAAAACGGCAGAAGAGGGTCCGTTTATCGCAACAGATACTCTTTGATCTCATAATTGACATATCGCAGGCGAGAATGATAGAACCAAACTCGAAGATCTTCACCGATCGATAGAAGCATGCGACGATGTACTCAATTCAGTTGAGATTAACCTTGCCAACTTCCGCAACGACCTTGCTATGGTATCTGCAGACATCGAATCTTTACAAACCCGATCGACAGCCTTGAATAGGAGATTGGAAAACCGGAAACAAGTTGAGAAGGCACTGGGGCCTCTGGTAGAAGAGCTAAGCTTACCACCTGAAGTTATCTCCAAGATCTCTGAGGGGCACATCGATGAGACATGGGCCAAGATGCTCGCCGAACTGGATCGCAGGTCGACCCTGTTCAAAAAGAAGTCCGAAACGCAAACTAGTAATGCGGCAAAAGATCTCGAACCgattcttgagaagctcaCTTTCAAGGTATGTGCCCTCCGCTACTGTTGGAACCTGAACTAACTCCCCCAGGCAATCGAGCGCATACGAGACTTCATTGTGGCTCAAATCAAAGCACTGCGATCGCCGCATATCAATGCCCAAATTATTCAGCAACAAAGTTTCCTTCGATACAAAGATCTTTACACATTCCTACACAAACATCATCCGACTCTTGCGAATGAGATCGCCCTCGCATATATGAACACTATGCGGTGGTACTACCTTAACCAGTTTTCCCGGTATGAGAAGGCTCTCGGGAAAATCAGGCTTCACATATTAGACAAGAACGACGCTCTTGGCCACGAAGATGCAACCCGCAAGGCTACTGTTCTTTCCAGCAATAGGGCACCAGGGCCTCCTCATGATGCATTTAACCTTGGCCGACGCATTGATCTTCTGAAAACCAACAACCAAACCGCGCTCTCCTCATATCTCGCCGAGGAA
Coding sequences within it:
- a CDS encoding eukaryotic translation initiation factor 5A yields the protein MTFDSADAGASLTYPMQCSALRKNGFVVIKNRPCKIVDMSTSKTGKHGHAKVHLVATDIFTGKKYEDLSPSTHNMDVPNVSRREYQLLDISDDGFLSLMTDDGDTKDDVPLPDNEVGQKITKLFKEEEKDTNVIVLTSMGEECAMEAKEAPNQG
- a CDS encoding eukaryotic translation initiation factor 5A — translated: MAAPNDAEHEMTFDSADAGASLTYPMQCSALRKNGFVVIKNRPCKIVDMSTSKTGKHGHAKVHLVATDIFTGKKYEDLSPSTHNMDVPNVSRREYQLLDISDDGFLSLMTDDGDTKDDVPLPDNEVGQKITKLFKEEEKDTNVIVLTSMGEECAMEAKEAPNQG